In 'Nostoc azollae' 0708, the following are encoded in one genomic region:
- a CDS encoding EAL domain-containing protein → MILELVILLYLIYLRDLPVDTLKINRSFVSCMEKEKCSLGIIQTIITLPHTLGLDVISEGVETVSQMKILRSLSWKYREGYLLPKPMPPHQIED, encoded by the coding sequence GGTTATTCTCCTTTATCTTATTTATTTACGTGATTTACCTGTTGATACCCTCAAAATTAATCGCTCTTTTGTCTCATGTATGGAAAAAGAAAAATGTAGCTTGGGAATTATACAAACAATTATTACTTTACCACATACACTAGGCCTAGATGTAATTTCAGAAGGTGTGGAAACAGTTTCACAAATGAAAATTTTGCGATCTCTTAGTTGGAAGTATAGAGAAGGCTATCTACTTCCTAAACCAATGCCACCCCATCAAATTGAGGATTAG